DNA sequence from the Cohnella herbarum genome:
ACAACGGATTAGTCGAGATCGCCGGAATAGAGAAAGTTCCGAAGGGGCGACCGCGGCAAATTTATCGTTTCTCCTTCCTGATGGATAAGTCTCTATAAAACGTCCCCGAGCTTTTCCTTGGCTATATAAAGACAACATAAAGACCTGTCTTTATATAAAACTTAGTCGTATCATAGGGCTATGAACGATCTATAGGGGGAATGAACGATGAGAACGGTAGCGGAATTGGAAGCCAAACTAGCCGAGCCTTCGGAAGCGTTAATAAGAGACTTAGCTAAAGTGAATGGAGATATCGTTCTGTTAGGCGTTGGAGGCAAGATGGGCCCGAGCTTAGCCAGGCTCGCAATGAACGCCATTCGCGAAGGAGATCTAGCCAAACGCGTCATCGGGGTTTCCCGTTTCTCCAATGCGGAAGCGCGCCGAGAACTGGAAGAGGCAGGCGTCGAAACGATTTCCTGCGAGTTGTTGGACGATGAAGCATTGAAGGGACTTCCGAACGTCGAGAACGTCATCTACATGGCAGGCAATAAGTTCGGGACGACGGGCAACGAACATTTCACATGGGCGATGAATACGTATTTGCCCGGCAGGGTAGCGGAGAAGTTTAAGGAATCCCGGATCGTCGTTTTCTCGTCCGGCAATATTTACCCGTTCCTGCCCGTTAGCGGAGGAGGAGCCAGCGAATCCGTCTCGCCCGAGCCATTAGGCGAGTATGCGCAATCCTGTCTCGGAAGGGAGCGAATCTTCGAATATCACTCCAATAAGAACCAAACGCCGATGGTGATGTACCGTTTGAATTATGCGATCGATATGCGCTATGGCGTGCTTCTGGAATTGGCTAAAGCGATTAACGAAGGGCGGAGCATTAATCTATCGATGGGCTTCGCTAACGTAATCTGGCAAGGAGATGCCAACGCGATGGCGCTAAGGTGCTTAACGCAATGCACCAACCCGCCTTCCATTATGAACATTACCGGTCCGGAGACTTTGTCGATACGCTGGGCGGCTAATGAATTCGCGAAACGAATCGGCAAGGAAGCGATCTTCGAAGGAGTCGAGTCGGATACCGCGTTGTTGAACAACGCATCGAAATCCCATCAACTATTCGGCTATCCGACCGTATCTTTGCTGCAGATGATCGATTGGACGGCGGAATGGGTGAAACATGGCGGGTCGACATGGAACAAGCCGACTCATTTCCAAGAACGGAAGGGGAAATTCTAATGGCTACGGGTAACGCATTGTCACGGGAATTGTTCGAAGCTCTTCATGACGGACTCGTTATTCCGGCTCATCCTCTAGCCTTGGATGAGAATCGTAAGCTGGACGCGAGACATCAACGGGCGCTAACCCGATACTATATGGCTTCCGGAGCGGGAGGAATCGCGGTAGGCGTACACTCCACGCAATTCGAGATTCGGGACAAGGAACACGATCTTTACGAGACGATCTTGAGATTAGCGGCGGAAGAAGTGACGAAAGCTAATCTTGAGCGCCCGTTCATTAAAGTCGCGGGAATATGCGGACCGACGGAGCAAGCTTTAAACGAAACCCGGATCGCGTTAGAGCTTGGTTATGAAGCGGCGCTTCTCAGCATGGGCGGCCTCAAGGGCCTGAGCGAACGGGATATTCTGGAGAGAACTCGGCGCGTCGCGGAATTGATTCCCGTCATCGGCTTCTACTTGCAACCTTCCGTCGGCGGCAGAATCTTCAGCTATGATTTTTGGCGCGAATTCGCAGAGATCCCTAACGTCGTCGCGATCAAGATGGCGCCGTTTAACCGCTACCAGACGATCGACGTCGTTCGCGCGGTCTGTTATTCGAGCAGGCGTGACGAGATTGCCCTCTATACGGGGAACGACGATAATATCATCGCCGATTTATTGACGACTTACCGTTTCGATATCGACGGCAGACCCGTGGAAAAAGCGATCGTGGGCGGATTGCTTGGACATTGGGCGGTATGGACGAACAAAGCCGTCGAGCTGATGGAAGAGATCAAGACGGTTCGGAACAACCCGGAATTATCCAAAGAATGGCTCACGCGTAATATTCAAGTCACAGACTCTAATGCGGCGTTCTTCGATCCCGCTCATCATTTCGAAGGATGCATACCCGGTATACACGAAGTATTGCGAAGGCAAGGCTTATTGAACGGGACATGGTGCCTTAATCCGGACGAGAAGCTGTCTCCGGGCCAATCGGAAGATATCGATCGCGTATACGCGCAATATCCGCATCTGAATGACGATGAGTTTGTCGCCGCTCATCTGCAGGAATGGCTTGCCGACGAATAGTTCTTACTTGGGTGGGGGGTTCAGCATTGCGATTCAAGGACGTCTTCTCCATTATCGGTCCGAGCATGATCGGACCCTCTAGCTCACATACCGCCGGCGCTGTTCGGTTAGGACGAATCGCGAGACAAATCGTCGGCGGATTACCCGAGGAAGCGGATATTTACTTCTACGGATCATTCGCGGATACTTACCGGGGGCACGGCACGGACCTCGCCATAGCCGCCGGTTTATTGGATTGCGATACCGACGATCAGCGGATCAGGGAGGCTCTTCGGTTAGCCTCCGAAGCGGGAATCAACATAAGATTTCATAAGGAACAAGCGATGGGAGTTCATCCGAATACCGCGAAAATGGTTCTGAAGCGCGATGATCGAACCGTAACAGTCACGGGATGCTCGATCGGCGGAGGCAACGTCGAAATCCTGAACGTCAATCATTTTGAAGTGAAATTCACGGCCGTGTATCCGACGTTGTTGATCTTTCACGCCGACAGGCCGGGCATGATCGCGGAGATGACGGAAATCGTCAAGGATGGGAAGATGAATATCGGGTATATGGAAGTCGATCGCAAATCCAGGAATGGCGACGTCTTGACCGTGATCGAGAGTGATGAAGCGATACCCGGCCCTGTGATCGAGCGAATTGAAAGTTTATCGAACGTGCAACGCGTATGCGTGATCGATCTTACGAACAGGGAGGGGTCATCTTGAGATTCTCCACCTTGGAGCAACTGGTTGAGTTATGCCGGGAAGAATCGGTGTCCATCGGACGATTAATGGTCATGGAGCAAGCCCAGGAAACGGGAAAGACCGAGCTGCACGTGATTGAACAGATGTCATCGTATTATCAAGTCATGAAGGAAGCGGTGCGCAAGGGACTCGAAGAAGACACGACATCCCGAAGCGGACTTACAGGCGGAGATGCGCAGCGCGTTATGAACCATTTGCAGAACAACACGTCTTCGTTAGGCTCGGAAGCCTGCTCGGCGCTGGCCTACGCGCTGGCCGTCTCCGAAGTGAACGCCTCGATGGGACGAATTATCGCTACGCCGACGGCGGGTTCCTGCGGAATCATCCCCGGCGTATTCGTCAGCTCTCAGATCCGATTCGGCTGGGACGATGCGATCTTGGTGAATGGGCTATTCGCCGCCGGCGCTATCGGTTACGTGATCGCGAACAACTCCTTCGTGTCGGGAGCCGAAGGAGGCTGTCAAGCCGAAGTCGGTTCCGCAATCGGCATGGCGGCCGGAGCGCTTACCGAGCTTCGCGGAGGAACGCCCGAGCAAGCCGTTCATGCGGTAGGTTTGGCGCTCAAAAACTCGTTAGGTCTCATCTGCGACCCGGTCGGCGGACTCGTAGAGATCCCGTGCATCGTAAGAAACGGCTTCGGTGCGGTAACCGCGCTGGCCGCGACGGATATGGCGCTCGCCGGCGTGCGCAGCGTAATTCCCTCTGATGAAGTCATCGGGGTCATGCTTGAGGTCGGTACGGCCATGCCGGAGAAACATAGAGAAACCTCGAAAGGCGGTCTAGCCCAAACGCCCACAGGCCGTAAAATCATGAATCGACTATACGGTAAGGGAGG
Encoded proteins:
- a CDS encoding NAD-dependent epimerase/dehydratase family protein; translated protein: MRTVAELEAKLAEPSEALIRDLAKVNGDIVLLGVGGKMGPSLARLAMNAIREGDLAKRVIGVSRFSNAEARRELEEAGVETISCELLDDEALKGLPNVENVIYMAGNKFGTTGNEHFTWAMNTYLPGRVAEKFKESRIVVFSSGNIYPFLPVSGGGASESVSPEPLGEYAQSCLGRERIFEYHSNKNQTPMVMYRLNYAIDMRYGVLLELAKAINEGRSINLSMGFANVIWQGDANAMALRCLTQCTNPPSIMNITGPETLSIRWAANEFAKRIGKEAIFEGVESDTALLNNASKSHQLFGYPTVSLLQMIDWTAEWVKHGGSTWNKPTHFQERKGKF
- a CDS encoding dihydrodipicolinate synthase family protein, yielding MATGNALSRELFEALHDGLVIPAHPLALDENRKLDARHQRALTRYYMASGAGGIAVGVHSTQFEIRDKEHDLYETILRLAAEEVTKANLERPFIKVAGICGPTEQALNETRIALELGYEAALLSMGGLKGLSERDILERTRRVAELIPVIGFYLQPSVGGRIFSYDFWREFAEIPNVVAIKMAPFNRYQTIDVVRAVCYSSRRDEIALYTGNDDNIIADLLTTYRFDIDGRPVEKAIVGGLLGHWAVWTNKAVELMEEIKTVRNNPELSKEWLTRNIQVTDSNAAFFDPAHHFEGCIPGIHEVLRRQGLLNGTWCLNPDEKLSPGQSEDIDRVYAQYPHLNDDEFVAAHLQEWLADE
- the sdaAB gene encoding L-serine ammonia-lyase, iron-sulfur-dependent subunit beta: MRFKDVFSIIGPSMIGPSSSHTAGAVRLGRIARQIVGGLPEEADIYFYGSFADTYRGHGTDLAIAAGLLDCDTDDQRIREALRLASEAGINIRFHKEQAMGVHPNTAKMVLKRDDRTVTVTGCSIGGGNVEILNVNHFEVKFTAVYPTLLIFHADRPGMIAEMTEIVKDGKMNIGYMEVDRKSRNGDVLTVIESDEAIPGPVIERIESLSNVQRVCVIDLTNREGSS
- the sdaAA gene encoding L-serine ammonia-lyase, iron-sulfur-dependent, subunit alpha, encoding MRFSTLEQLVELCREESVSIGRLMVMEQAQETGKTELHVIEQMSSYYQVMKEAVRKGLEEDTTSRSGLTGGDAQRVMNHLQNNTSSLGSEACSALAYALAVSEVNASMGRIIATPTAGSCGIIPGVFVSSQIRFGWDDAILVNGLFAAGAIGYVIANNSFVSGAEGGCQAEVGSAIGMAAGALTELRGGTPEQAVHAVGLALKNSLGLICDPVGGLVEIPCIVRNGFGAVTALAATDMALAGVRSVIPSDEVIGVMLEVGTAMPEKHRETSKGGLAQTPTGRKIMNRLYGKGGTTKS